A genomic stretch from Cellulomonas sp. KRMCY2 includes:
- a CDS encoding ribonucleoside-diphosphate reductase subunit alpha, with the protein MNRAIERAAVGLPDRIAKVTQVASELAITLFDGITTEQLDEAAVAVAVQNIKDDPDFDTIAVRLLLKVVHKRVLGDFDTDVELALLHQARFPGYIRDAVEQGLLDQRLATTFDLDALAAVIDHRHDEALRYIGTVTMRNRYMLTGRDGVPLEVPQYFWMRVAMGLSLNEPSPTRTATDLYRAIAALDYLPAGSTLVNAGTPTPQLSNCFVVQVDDDIEHIAGSVRNVMWLTKGTGGIGLSMSKLRSEGSPIRSNNTTSTGPIPFMHTIDSTLRAISRGGKKFGALCFYLENWHLDFAQYLDLRQSSGDPYRRARTANTAVWISDEFMKRVAADADWYLFDPAETPDLVELTGDAFSRRYEAYVADAQAGRIRRFRRMRAREQYTAILISLQTTSHPWLTWKDTINSRALNTNTGTIHLSNLCTEICLPQDRDTIAVCNLASVNLAAHLAGGEIDWDRLRATTRLAVRQLDNLVDITLSSVPEAERANRTNRAVGLGVMGFTDLTERLGYAYESTEAYELVDQLLEFISYHAIDASADLARERGPYETFAGSGWSQGLVPYDTIARLEADRGVPVQVDRTTRLDWDTLRAKVAGGMRNSTLMAVAPTATIGLVAGTTPGLDPQFSQIFARTTSSGKFLEINRNLVRDLQALGMWERVRDDLLAAQGDLSAIPGIPARLLAVYRTSFQLSPYAFVEVAARAQKWVDQAISRNIYLASRDVGEMAALYQAAWERGVKTTYYLHVKPRHTAEQSTVRVNKAHARTAAGNGALAGSAAPTGAPGTTRPPQAGFGFGRRATVAPAPDVVLDAIAAATAAPALADATDAVDGVTCPVDPMERLQCDSCQ; encoded by the coding sequence ATCAACCGGGCGATCGAGCGCGCCGCCGTCGGCCTGCCGGACCGGATCGCCAAGGTCACCCAGGTCGCCAGTGAGCTCGCGATCACCCTGTTCGACGGGATCACCACCGAGCAGCTTGACGAGGCTGCGGTCGCCGTCGCCGTGCAGAACATCAAGGACGACCCCGACTTCGACACCATCGCTGTGCGCCTCCTGCTCAAGGTGGTCCACAAGCGCGTCCTGGGGGACTTCGACACCGACGTCGAGCTGGCGTTGCTGCACCAGGCGCGGTTCCCGGGCTACATCCGCGACGCCGTCGAACAGGGGCTGCTCGACCAGCGCCTGGCCACGACCTTCGACCTCGACGCCCTCGCGGCCGTGATCGACCACCGCCACGACGAGGCGCTCCGGTACATCGGCACGGTCACGATGCGCAACCGCTACATGCTCACCGGCCGGGACGGCGTGCCCCTGGAGGTGCCGCAGTACTTCTGGATGCGGGTGGCCATGGGCCTGTCGCTCAACGAGCCGAGCCCCACCCGGACGGCGACGGACCTCTACCGGGCGATCGCGGCCCTGGACTACCTCCCGGCGGGCTCCACCCTGGTGAACGCCGGGACGCCCACGCCGCAGCTGTCCAACTGCTTCGTCGTGCAGGTCGACGACGACATCGAGCACATCGCCGGCTCGGTCCGCAATGTCATGTGGCTGACGAAGGGGACCGGTGGGATCGGTCTGTCGATGTCCAAGCTGCGCTCGGAGGGGTCGCCGATCCGCTCGAACAACACGACATCGACGGGCCCGATCCCCTTCATGCACACCATCGACTCGACGCTGCGGGCGATCTCGCGAGGCGGCAAGAAGTTCGGCGCGCTGTGCTTCTACCTGGAGAACTGGCACCTGGACTTCGCCCAGTACCTGGACCTGCGGCAGAGCTCCGGCGACCCCTACCGGCGTGCCCGCACCGCGAACACCGCCGTGTGGATCTCCGACGAGTTCATGAAGCGCGTGGCCGCGGACGCGGACTGGTACCTCTTCGACCCGGCGGAGACCCCCGACCTGGTCGAGCTGACCGGCGACGCGTTCTCCCGGCGCTACGAGGCCTACGTCGCCGACGCCCAGGCCGGCCGGATCCGCCGCTTCCGCCGGATGAGGGCCCGCGAGCAGTACACCGCGATCCTCATCTCCCTGCAGACCACCTCGCACCCGTGGCTGACCTGGAAGGACACCATCAACTCGCGGGCGCTGAACACCAACACCGGGACCATCCACCTGTCCAACCTGTGCACCGAGATCTGCCTGCCGCAGGACCGCGACACCATCGCCGTGTGCAACCTGGCGTCGGTCAACCTCGCCGCGCACCTGGCCGGCGGCGAGATCGACTGGGACCGGCTGCGGGCCACGACACGTCTGGCCGTGCGCCAGCTCGACAACCTCGTGGACATCACGCTCTCGTCGGTCCCGGAGGCCGAGCGAGCCAACCGCACCAACCGCGCCGTCGGGCTGGGCGTCATGGGCTTCACCGACCTCACCGAGCGCCTCGGGTACGCCTACGAGTCCACCGAGGCCTACGAGCTGGTCGACCAGCTGCTGGAGTTCATCAGCTACCACGCGATCGACGCCAGCGCTGATCTGGCCCGCGAGCGGGGCCCCTACGAGACGTTCGCCGGGTCGGGCTGGTCACAGGGCCTGGTCCCGTACGACACGATCGCCCGGCTCGAGGCCGACCGCGGGGTGCCCGTGCAGGTCGACCGCACCACCCGGCTCGACTGGGACACCCTGCGGGCCAAGGTCGCCGGTGGGATGCGCAACTCGACCCTGATGGCCGTCGCGCCGACGGCGACCATCGGCCTGGTCGCCGGCACCACACCGGGCCTGGACCCGCAGTTCTCCCAGATCTTCGCCCGGACCACCAGCTCCGGGAAGTTCCTCGAGATCAACCGCAACCTGGTCCGGGACCTGCAGGCCCTGGGCATGTGGGAGCGGGTTCGCGACGACCTGCTCGCCGCACAGGGCGACCTCTCGGCGATCCCCGGCATCCCCGCGCGCCTGCTCGCGGTCTACCGCACGTCCTTCCAGCTCTCCCCGTACGCCTTCGTCGAGGTCGCGGCCCGGGCCCAGAAGTGGGTCGACCAGGCGATCAGCCGCAACATCTACCTCGCGTCGCGGGACGTCGGGGAGATGGCCGCGCTGTACCAGGCGGCCTGGGAGCGGGGGGTCAAGACGACGTACTACCTGCACGTCAAGCCGCGGCACACGGCCGAGCAGTCGACGGTCCGGGTCAACAAGGCCCACGCCCGCACGGCCGCAGGCAACGGCGCGCTCGCAGGGTCCGCCGCGCCGACCGGCGCGCCAGGGACGACGCGACCGCCGCAGGCGGGGTTCGGCTTCGGCCGTCGGGCGACGGTGGCGCCCGCGCCCGACGTCGTGCTGGACGCGATCGCGGCGGCGACGGCGGCTCCGGCGCTCGCGGACGCGACGGACGCCGTCGACGGCGTGACCTGCCCGGTGGACCCGATGGAGCGCCTGCAGTGCGACTCCTGCCAGTAG
- a CDS encoding co-chaperone GroES, whose translation MLHDRVLVHVDPESAERLSSSGIVIPATASVGRRLAWGVVVATGEHVRQVALGDRVLFDPEDRAEVELQGVEYLLLRERDIHGVGEPAGSGEGTGLYL comes from the coding sequence ATGCTGCACGATCGTGTGCTCGTCCACGTCGACCCCGAGTCCGCCGAGCGGCTCTCGTCCTCGGGGATCGTCATCCCCGCGACGGCCAGCGTCGGCCGACGGTTGGCGTGGGGCGTGGTGGTCGCCACCGGTGAGCACGTCCGTCAGGTGGCCCTCGGGGACCGGGTGCTCTTCGACCCGGAGGACCGTGCGGAGGTCGAGCTCCAGGGCGTCGAGTACCTGCTGCTCCGGGAGCGCGACATCCACGGCGTCGGCGAGCCGGCCGGCTCGGGCGAAGGCACCGGCCTGTACCTGTGA
- a CDS encoding ribbon-helix-helix protein, CopG family, which yields MVSEEQIQRWADEAEAGYDVDVLKRRGRGRPGRGAEPMQVVAVRLTAEELDALDAAAAKNDMSRSEAIRAALAHFAA from the coding sequence GTGGTGAGCGAGGAGCAGATCCAGCGGTGGGCCGACGAGGCCGAAGCGGGGTACGACGTCGATGTGCTGAAGCGTCGGGGCCGTGGGCGTCCTGGTCGCGGGGCTGAACCGATGCAGGTCGTGGCGGTCCGGCTGACCGCCGAGGAGCTCGACGCTCTCGACGCGGCGGCAGCCAAGAACGACATGAGCAGGTCCGAGGCGATCCGGGCCGCGCTGGCCCACTTCGCTGCGTGA
- the trxA gene encoding thioredoxin, with protein sequence MPTVALTEAAFEETVTSNDIVLVDFWAAWCGPCRQFGPVFEASSEIHPDVVHGKVDTEAEQGLAAAANITSIPTLMAFREGILVFSQPGALPQAALEQVITAVKALDMDDIRTQLEAQRAAASSGADGNAHAGHDHGHEGHDHGHEGHQH encoded by the coding sequence ATGCCCACCGTCGCGCTCACCGAGGCGGCCTTCGAGGAGACCGTGACGAGCAACGACATCGTGCTCGTGGACTTCTGGGCCGCGTGGTGCGGTCCGTGCCGCCAGTTCGGTCCGGTCTTCGAGGCGTCGTCCGAGATCCACCCCGACGTGGTGCACGGGAAGGTCGACACGGAGGCGGAGCAGGGCCTCGCCGCAGCGGCGAACATCACCTCGATCCCGACCCTGATGGCGTTCCGCGAGGGCATCCTGGTCTTCAGCCAGCCCGGCGCGCTGCCCCAGGCCGCGCTCGAGCAGGTCATCACGGCGGTCAAGGCGCTCGACATGGACGACATCCGCACCCAGCTCGAGGCGCAGCGCGCCGCGGCGTCCTCCGGGGCCGACGGCAACGCGCACGCCGGCCACGACCACGGGCACGAGGGTCACGACCACGGGCACGAGGGTCATCAGCACTGA
- a CDS encoding ABC transporter ATP-binding protein, translating to MRSILRILGTARELWPYYAAIVAISLALAATGLLTPFIIKSATDYVVAANQGQTIGLSRVVWLAAALLAAELANTLLSNVGGYLGDTMAAKLRATLSGKYFAKLLALPQRYFDDELTGTVINRLSRSITETTSFLNMFANSFFQMVLTVAAVLAITAFYSWPMAVLLAVIYPIFLWLTTITSSKWQVLEAEKNREFDIAGGRFAEVVGQIRVVKSFVQERRELATFAGRYDRTVRTTQEQSRYWHRMDASRRAALNVIFFAIFAILFVQTARGVFTIGVMVLLIQLVTMARQPVFSMSFLVDSSQRAIAGSRDYFTVMDEPVEVDALAAVTVRTSDDGRVPAGIDFESVSFGYPGGQDVLSEVTFSIRAGEHVAVVGESGGGKSTLISLLLRLYTPSSGVIRIASTDAADLALAELRADIGVVFQDPALFSGTIKENIAYATPDAGPDEIVAAARSANAHEFIERFADGYDAQIGERGIKLSGGQKQRIAVARAILKDAPILILDEATSSLDSKSERLVHEGLEHLMADRTTLIIAHRLSTISSVDRIITLKDGRVDEIGTPEHLATTGGIYAELLALQASATKRDRRRLQEFDIRP from the coding sequence GTGCGTAGCATCCTCCGGATCCTCGGCACGGCCCGGGAGCTGTGGCCGTACTACGCGGCCATCGTCGCGATCTCGCTCGCCCTGGCCGCGACCGGGCTCCTGACCCCGTTCATCATCAAGTCGGCGACCGACTACGTGGTCGCGGCGAACCAGGGTCAGACGATCGGCCTCTCGAGGGTGGTCTGGCTCGCGGCCGCCCTGCTCGCCGCGGAGCTCGCGAACACCCTGCTGAGCAACGTCGGCGGGTACCTGGGCGACACGATGGCCGCGAAGCTGCGCGCGACCCTCTCGGGCAAGTACTTCGCCAAGCTCCTGGCGCTCCCCCAGCGGTACTTCGACGACGAGCTGACCGGAACCGTGATCAACCGGCTCTCACGGTCCATCACCGAGACCACGAGCTTCCTGAACATGTTCGCGAACTCGTTCTTCCAGATGGTGCTGACCGTGGCCGCCGTCCTGGCGATCACGGCGTTCTACTCCTGGCCGATGGCCGTGCTGCTGGCCGTGATCTACCCGATCTTCCTGTGGCTCACAACGATCACCAGCTCGAAGTGGCAGGTGCTCGAGGCGGAGAAGAACCGCGAGTTCGACATCGCCGGCGGGCGGTTCGCCGAGGTCGTCGGTCAGATCCGCGTGGTCAAGAGCTTCGTCCAGGAACGTCGCGAGCTGGCGACCTTCGCCGGCCGCTACGATCGGACGGTCCGGACCACCCAGGAGCAGTCGCGCTACTGGCACCGGATGGATGCCTCCCGCCGGGCCGCGCTGAACGTCATCTTCTTCGCGATCTTCGCGATCCTGTTCGTCCAGACCGCCCGCGGAGTCTTCACGATCGGCGTCATGGTCCTGCTCATCCAGCTGGTGACGATGGCGCGCCAACCGGTGTTCTCGATGAGCTTCCTGGTCGACTCCTCCCAGCGCGCCATCGCCGGGAGCCGCGACTACTTCACTGTCATGGACGAGCCGGTCGAGGTCGACGCGCTGGCCGCGGTGACGGTCAGGACGTCCGACGACGGTCGGGTGCCCGCCGGGATCGACTTCGAGTCGGTCTCGTTCGGCTACCCGGGCGGGCAGGACGTCCTGAGCGAGGTCACCTTCTCGATCCGCGCGGGTGAGCACGTCGCGGTCGTCGGCGAGAGCGGCGGCGGCAAGTCGACCCTGATCAGCCTGCTCCTTCGGCTGTACACGCCCTCGTCCGGCGTGATCCGGATCGCCAGCACCGATGCCGCGGACCTGGCCCTGGCCGAGCTGCGGGCCGACATCGGGGTCGTCTTCCAGGACCCGGCCCTGTTCTCCGGGACCATCAAGGAGAACATCGCCTACGCCACCCCGGACGCCGGCCCGGACGAGATCGTCGCCGCGGCACGGTCCGCGAACGCCCACGAGTTCATCGAGCGGTTCGCCGACGGCTACGACGCCCAGATCGGCGAACGGGGCATCAAGCTCTCCGGCGGGCAGAAGCAGCGCATCGCCGTCGCCCGGGCGATCCTCAAGGACGCGCCGATCCTGATCCTCGACGAGGCGACCAGCTCCCTGGACTCCAAGTCCGAACGACTCGTCCACGAGGGCCTCGAGCACCTGATGGCCGACCGGACCACCTTGATCATCGCTCACCGGCTGTCGACGATCTCGTCCGTCGACCGGATCATCACCCTCAAGGACGGCCGCGTCGACGAGATCGGCACCCCCGAGCACCTCGCCACGACCGGCGGCATCTACGCCGAGCTGCTGGCTCTGCAGGCGTCAGCGACCAAGCGGGACCGCAGACGCCTCCAGGAGTTCGACATCCGCCCGTAG
- a CDS encoding peroxiredoxin codes for MTRLTVGDLAPDFTLPTDDGSPLTLSALRGEHVVIFFFPAAMTPGCTTQACDFRDSLGTLEAAGYRVLGISPDPVARLAEFRTLAGLTYPLASDEDRAVLTEYGAYGEKMLYGKTVTGVIRSTVVVAPDGTVELAQYNVKATGHVAKLRRDLGLE; via the coding sequence ATGACCCGCCTCACCGTCGGCGACCTGGCCCCCGACTTCACGCTGCCGACCGACGACGGCTCGCCGCTGACCCTGTCCGCGCTGCGTGGTGAGCACGTCGTGATCTTCTTCTTCCCGGCGGCGATGACCCCGGGCTGCACCACGCAGGCGTGCGACTTCCGCGACTCCCTGGGGACGCTCGAGGCCGCGGGCTACCGCGTCCTGGGCATCTCCCCCGACCCGGTGGCCCGGCTCGCCGAGTTCAGGACGTTGGCCGGCCTGACCTACCCGCTGGCCTCCGACGAGGACCGCGCCGTGCTCACCGAGTACGGCGCCTACGGCGAGAAGATGCTCTACGGCAAGACGGTCACCGGTGTGATCCGGTCGACCGTCGTCGTCGCACCCGACGGGACCGTAGAGCTCGCCCAGTACAACGTCAAGGCGACCGGTCACGTCGCCAAGCTGCGTCGCGACCTCGGCCTGGAGTGA
- a CDS encoding IS110 family transposase, translating into MHETQPEVGGGDGVVIGVDPHKASVTLEARDTREILRASGTFPTTTAGYRAMIGVARQWPRRIWAVEGARGVGRALVARLLAGGEQVVDVPAKLSARSRVFDTGQGRKTDAHDAHAIVMVALRDHRLREVVIDEDLEVLRLLVDRRDELAAARTQALNRAHRLFAELVPGGAPTKKSVIQYQGLLAGLRPRDGAGRVRRRMLAEELTEARRLEVRVKEITVEIKAAVLARGSHLMDLPGIGPAGAGRILADVGNVARFPSRHHFASWTGTAPIDASSGAHQRHRLSRAGNRRLNHVLHIAATVQMRHHDTAGRVYYDRKRAAGKRPLEAMRCLKRRLSDVVYRQLVTDAVGVQMTKIEAGPGGHSGATLQSSAAGLPPHTGTSDQPLPGPATTTLARPVPVRQALIAAP; encoded by the coding sequence ATGCACGAGACACAACCCGAGGTCGGTGGCGGTGACGGGGTGGTCATCGGCGTCGATCCGCACAAGGCGTCGGTCACGCTCGAGGCCCGCGACACCCGAGAGATCCTGCGGGCCAGCGGCACGTTCCCGACCACGACAGCCGGGTACCGGGCGATGATCGGCGTCGCCCGGCAGTGGCCGCGGCGGATCTGGGCGGTCGAGGGCGCCCGGGGTGTGGGCCGCGCCCTGGTCGCCCGACTCCTCGCGGGCGGGGAGCAGGTGGTGGACGTCCCGGCGAAGCTGTCGGCCCGGTCGCGGGTGTTCGACACCGGTCAGGGCCGCAAGACCGACGCCCACGACGCGCACGCCATCGTGATGGTCGCCCTGCGCGATCACCGGCTGCGCGAGGTCGTGATCGATGAGGACCTGGAGGTCCTGCGGCTGCTCGTCGACCGCCGCGACGAGCTCGCCGCAGCCCGCACCCAGGCGCTCAACCGCGCACACAGGCTCTTCGCCGAGCTGGTGCCCGGTGGGGCGCCGACCAAGAAGTCGGTCATCCAGTACCAGGGGCTGCTGGCCGGGCTCCGTCCCCGCGACGGCGCCGGGCGGGTGCGCCGACGCATGCTCGCGGAGGAACTGACCGAGGCACGCCGCCTGGAGGTGCGGGTCAAGGAGATCACCGTCGAGATCAAGGCCGCCGTCCTGGCCCGGGGCTCGCACCTGATGGACCTGCCCGGCATCGGACCCGCCGGTGCGGGCCGGATCCTGGCCGACGTCGGCAACGTCGCCCGGTTCCCGTCCCGGCATCACTTCGCGTCCTGGACCGGGACCGCACCGATCGACGCCTCATCCGGCGCCCACCAACGCCACCGCCTGTCCCGGGCCGGCAACCGGCGCCTGAACCACGTCCTACACATCGCCGCGACAGTCCAGATGCGCCACCACGACACCGCCGGACGGGTCTACTACGACCGCAAGCGGGCCGCCGGCAAACGGCCGCTGGAAGCGATGCGGTGCCTCAAGCGGCGGCTGTCCGACGTCGTCTACCGCCAGCTCGTCACCGACGCCGTGGGCGTCCAGATGACCAAGATCGAGGCGGGTCCGGGAGGGCACAGCGGGGCGACTCTTCAATCCAGCGCGGCCGGCCTGCCCCCGCACACCGGCACTTCGGATCAGCCACTTCCCGGACCCGCGACCACCACGCTAGCCCGACCCGTCCCGGTCCGACAGGCCCTCATCGCGGCCCCTTGA
- a CDS encoding ribonucleotide-diphosphate reductase subunit beta — MTAHRILGTGISEGLLLKPVRYPWAMDLYDQAVANTWFPNEIQLGEDLSDFARMTEEEKHAVTFLMSYFNPNELLVNKALAFGVYPYLNAPEAHLYLAKQMWEEANHCMSFEYVLETFPIDRVQAYESHVTVPSMAAKEAFGVHYITRMTEQTLDITTTEGKRDFVRNLVAYNVVLEGIWFYSGFMVALSFRQRNLLRNFGSLIDWVVRDESLHLKFGINLILTVLEENEDLQTPEFADEIRQMVLDAVALEEQYNHDLLPHGILGLNADYVNQYVKYLADRRLEELGFEPHYNVPNPAKWMAAANDTLQLVNFFEATNTSYEVNASASTARG; from the coding sequence ATGACCGCACACCGCATCCTCGGCACCGGGATCTCGGAGGGCCTGCTGCTCAAGCCGGTCCGCTACCCGTGGGCGATGGACCTGTACGACCAGGCCGTCGCCAACACCTGGTTCCCCAACGAGATCCAGCTCGGTGAGGACCTGAGCGACTTCGCCCGGATGACCGAGGAGGAGAAGCACGCCGTGACGTTCCTCATGTCCTACTTCAACCCCAACGAGCTGCTGGTCAACAAGGCCCTGGCCTTCGGCGTGTACCCGTACCTCAACGCGCCCGAGGCGCACCTGTACCTGGCCAAGCAGATGTGGGAGGAGGCCAACCACTGCATGTCGTTCGAGTACGTCCTGGAGACCTTCCCGATCGACCGCGTCCAGGCCTACGAGTCGCATGTCACGGTGCCGTCGATGGCGGCGAAGGAGGCGTTCGGCGTGCACTACATCACCCGGATGACCGAGCAGACCCTGGACATCACGACGACCGAGGGCAAGCGGGACTTCGTGCGCAACCTCGTCGCCTACAACGTCGTGCTCGAGGGGATCTGGTTCTACAGCGGGTTCATGGTCGCCCTGAGCTTCCGGCAGCGGAACCTGCTGCGGAACTTCGGCTCGTTGATCGACTGGGTGGTCCGCGACGAGTCGCTGCACCTGAAGTTCGGGATCAACCTCATCCTCACGGTGCTGGAGGAGAACGAGGACCTGCAGACCCCGGAGTTCGCCGACGAGATCCGGCAGATGGTGCTCGACGCCGTCGCGCTGGAGGAGCAGTACAACCACGACCTGCTGCCGCACGGGATCCTCGGGCTCAACGCCGACTACGTCAACCAGTACGTCAAGTACCTCGCCGACCGGCGCCTGGAGGAGCTCGGCTTCGAGCCGCACTACAACGTGCCGAACCCGGCCAAGTGGATGGCTGCGGCCAACGACACCCTGCAGCTGGTCAACTTCTTCGAGGCGACGAACACGTCGTACGAGGTCAACGCGAGTGCGTCGACCGCCCGGGGCTGA
- a CDS encoding alpha/beta fold hydrolase, with protein sequence MPTFLAPDGASLHYDVLGDQGLGECVVIVLAGGAARDPGYLGDLAGLASSYPLVVPHLRGVGRSAAPSRVEDGSYWRQADDVEALRVHLGAERVVVIGHSAGTRLAIAYATQYPRGLTGLVLITPPAGYLVDEASDAGALIDARRGEPAFDAAVAALEGAPDLAGGDDAFNAWQQMSAPASYAAWGPVEQEHAGIGQWYLDAARAFFTVDPPHDLPARVRAVSAPVLVVAGAQDCMTGVAPVRALARLFPAGQIVVLERCGHYPWVEQPGAFRVAVDPFLAACVTGPARAAAGLR encoded by the coding sequence GTGCCGACCTTCCTCGCCCCTGACGGAGCCTCGCTCCACTACGACGTGCTTGGCGACCAAGGCCTTGGCGAGTGCGTTGTCATCGTGTTGGCGGGTGGCGCGGCTCGCGATCCTGGGTATCTCGGAGACCTGGCCGGACTCGCCAGCTCCTACCCCCTGGTGGTACCGCACCTGCGGGGAGTGGGGCGCTCTGCGGCGCCCAGCCGAGTCGAGGATGGTTCCTACTGGCGCCAGGCCGACGACGTCGAGGCTCTGCGCGTGCACCTGGGCGCCGAACGCGTCGTGGTCATCGGCCACTCCGCCGGCACGAGGCTCGCGATCGCCTACGCGACCCAGTACCCGCGCGGGCTCACCGGGCTGGTACTGATCACACCACCCGCCGGGTACCTTGTTGACGAGGCGTCCGACGCCGGTGCGCTCATCGACGCGCGCCGCGGTGAGCCGGCCTTTGACGCCGCCGTCGCAGCCCTGGAGGGAGCCCCGGACCTGGCGGGTGGCGACGACGCCTTCAACGCCTGGCAACAGATGTCGGCTCCGGCAAGCTACGCGGCCTGGGGACCGGTGGAACAGGAGCATGCGGGTATCGGGCAGTGGTACCTCGACGCGGCGCGCGCGTTCTTCACCGTCGACCCCCCGCACGACCTCCCGGCGCGTGTTCGGGCCGTCAGCGCGCCGGTGCTCGTCGTGGCCGGAGCCCAAGACTGCATGACTGGTGTGGCGCCGGTCAGGGCGCTGGCGAGGCTCTTCCCGGCGGGCCAGATCGTTGTTCTCGAGCGCTGCGGCCACTACCCGTGGGTCGAGCAGCCAGGCGCCTTCCGTGTTGCTGTCGATCCCTTCCTCGCAGCCTGCGTCACCGGTCCAGCCCGAGCCGCTGCCGGACTCCGGTAG
- a CDS encoding NUDIX hydrolase family protein yields MTETADYPTPDGWLTDAQLRVARSHLPLLYVDAVPVRVDESGDVVAVGLLLRVNGAGIMTRALISGRVMYHERVRDALLRHIEKDLGPVALPQIPTSPQPFTVAEYFPTPGITPYHDPRQHAVSLAFVVPVAGDCEPQQDALDLAWLTPEEVCGERVQTEMTGGHGYLLRQAMAHVGRMA; encoded by the coding sequence ATGACCGAGACCGCTGACTACCCGACCCCCGACGGCTGGCTGACCGACGCCCAGCTCCGCGTGGCTCGGTCCCACCTCCCGCTGCTCTACGTCGACGCCGTGCCGGTACGGGTCGACGAGAGCGGCGACGTCGTGGCCGTCGGTCTGCTGCTCCGGGTCAACGGGGCCGGGATCATGACGCGTGCCCTGATCTCCGGTCGCGTGATGTACCACGAGCGCGTCCGCGACGCCCTGCTGCGCCACATCGAGAAGGACCTCGGGCCGGTGGCGCTGCCGCAGATCCCCACGTCGCCCCAGCCGTTCACGGTCGCCGAGTACTTCCCCACCCCGGGCATCACGCCCTACCACGACCCTCGTCAGCACGCCGTGTCGCTCGCCTTCGTGGTCCCGGTGGCCGGCGACTGCGAGCCGCAGCAGGATGCCCTCGACCTGGCGTGGCTGACGCCGGAGGAGGTCTGCGGCGAGCGCGTGCAGACGGAGATGACCGGTGGCCACGGCTACCTGCTGCGGCAGGCGATGGCACACGTCGGCCGGATGGCCTGA
- a CDS encoding shikimate kinase, whose amino-acid sequence MDGVPVLVLVGPAAVGKSTLGALVADRLGVPFVDVDELGDQYYVEVGWSIDRLVERATAVGRAAAEREWEPARAHAVCRVLDDHPGAVVALGAGHTSFTDPRMAGKVSRALSAVPHVALILPSLDRDDALVELRRRSLATKGTDWVASGHDFLAEWLDDKASRRVATLVVITDGEAHGATAGRLLDHVRKEIPPDQRVAPQS is encoded by the coding sequence GTGGATGGCGTGCCTGTCTTGGTGCTGGTCGGACCGGCTGCGGTCGGTAAGTCGACTCTGGGGGCGCTGGTCGCCGATCGCCTGGGGGTTCCTTTCGTCGACGTCGACGAGTTGGGTGACCAGTACTACGTCGAGGTCGGATGGAGCATCGACCGGCTCGTGGAGCGGGCCACGGCTGTAGGTCGCGCCGCCGCGGAGCGAGAGTGGGAGCCCGCGCGAGCCCATGCGGTGTGTCGTGTGCTCGACGACCACCCGGGCGCAGTGGTCGCGCTCGGCGCTGGGCATACGAGCTTCACCGATCCCCGCATGGCGGGCAAGGTCAGCCGTGCGCTCTCAGCGGTGCCGCACGTCGCGCTCATCTTGCCGTCGCTGGATCGCGACGACGCACTCGTCGAGCTGCGCAGGCGATCGCTCGCGACGAAAGGTACCGATTGGGTCGCCTCTGGACATGACTTTCTTGCCGAGTGGCTCGACGACAAGGCCAGCCGACGGGTGGCAACACTCGTCGTGATCACTGACGGGGAGGCTCATGGCGCGACGGCTGGGCGACTTCTCGATCATGTACGCAAGGAGATCCCGCCAGACCAACGCGTCGCACCACAGTCATAG
- a CDS encoding toxin: protein MKVHRSALKHGVSPEDAIQAAEWSLWIEPLDEDGAPRRELRLGFDTGARLLETVVLVLESGDEMVIHAMPARKKYLDLLP from the coding sequence GTGAAGGTCCACCGGAGCGCGCTCAAGCACGGCGTCTCGCCGGAGGACGCGATCCAGGCGGCAGAGTGGTCGCTGTGGATCGAGCCCCTCGACGAGGACGGCGCTCCCCGCCGAGAACTGCGCCTGGGCTTCGACACCGGAGCCCGCCTGCTGGAGACGGTGGTACTCGTCCTCGAGAGCGGCGACGAGATGGTCATCCACGCGATGCCGGCTCGCAAGAAGTACCTCGACCTCCTGCCGTAA